The following are encoded in a window of bacterium genomic DNA:
- a CDS encoding lmo0937 family membrane protein: MLWTIFVILLALWVLGFATNVAGGLVHILLVIALAVLVINLLSGRRAV, from the coding sequence ATGTTGTGGACGATTTTCGTTATTCTCCTGGCGCTCTGGGTGCTGGGATTTGCAACCAATGTTGCAGGTGGTTTAGTCCATATCCTGTTGGTAATTGCTTTGGCTGTGCTCGTGATTAACCTTCTTTCCGGAAGACGAGCCGTTTGA
- a CDS encoding hemerythrin domain-containing protein, with translation MFDVLKDELEIHTHMEEAVFYPALKDDAADLIQESLKEHSIVEDLLRELEVQPKNSTEWMYKLAELRIKVEHHIHEEEQEVFPLARRVMDENELDGLGRAAQLDRSELFALK, from the coding sequence TTGTTCGATGTTTTGAAGGATGAGCTGGAAATTCATACCCATATGGAAGAGGCAGTTTTTTATCCCGCCTTAAAAGATGATGCAGCTGACCTTATCCAGGAATCATTGAAGGAACATTCCATCGTTGAAGATCTGTTGAGAGAGCTGGAAGTTCAACCCAAGAATTCTACCGAATGGATGTACAAACTTGCCGAACTACGAATCAAAGTGGAACATCACATTCACGAAGAAGAACAGGAAGTTTTTCCACTCGCGCGCAGGGTTATGGACGAAAATGAATTGGACGGGCTAGGGAGGGCAGCTCAACTAGACCGGTCGGAACTATTCGCCCTGAAATAG
- a CDS encoding RNA polymerase sigma factor RpoD/SigA: MGLKKRKAVKEDNTKQTLQSYLNEISMIPLLTVEEERALGYRARMGDEEAVQKLVESNLRFVVKVAKKYRRYGVPFLDLINEGNLGLIEAARRFDSDRNVRFISYAIWWIRQSILTVLSDMSHPLRLPLKVNNMLYKVGLTASRFANDLNGKPSLHDIAGGVGLSIEELTEILKVGGEALSLDQPMRESNRVLENLLPQNNTITAEDCLMRDALKQDLRNAMKQLRENEREVLNLRFGLDQEKCLTLKQIGERIGVSRERVRQIQEKALEKLRQSNKARSLYAGSLAGVA, from the coding sequence ATGGGATTGAAAAAACGGAAAGCAGTAAAAGAAGATAATACGAAACAGACATTACAGTCCTACCTGAACGAAATCTCGATGATCCCACTACTGACTGTTGAGGAAGAGCGGGCGCTCGGGTATCGCGCGCGAATGGGCGATGAAGAAGCCGTTCAAAAATTGGTGGAATCAAACCTGCGATTTGTCGTCAAAGTCGCTAAAAAATACAGACGCTACGGCGTTCCTTTCCTGGATTTGATCAATGAAGGAAACCTTGGCCTCATCGAAGCGGCGCGAAGATTCGATTCGGATCGAAACGTTCGTTTCATTTCCTATGCAATCTGGTGGATAAGGCAATCTATTCTCACAGTTTTATCAGATATGAGTCATCCACTGCGATTGCCTTTAAAGGTAAACAATATGCTTTACAAAGTTGGCCTGACAGCCTCCCGTTTCGCCAATGATCTTAACGGTAAACCATCATTGCATGACATTGCCGGAGGCGTGGGGCTTTCGATTGAAGAGCTGACGGAAATTCTAAAAGTCGGAGGAGAAGCGTTATCGCTGGATCAGCCGATGCGGGAAAGCAACCGTGTACTGGAGAATTTGCTGCCTCAAAACAACACCATCACCGCCGAAGATTGTTTAATGCGGGACGCTCTGAAACAGGATTTACGCAATGCGATGAAACAGTTGCGCGAAAATGAACGTGAAGTCCTGAATTTGCGTTTCGGATTAGATCAGGAAAAATGCCTGACCCTGAAGCAGATTGGCGAAAGAATTGGAGTATCACGCGAACGGGTTCGCCAGATTCAGGAAAAGGCGCTCGAGAAACTACGCCAGAGCAACAAGGCCAGATCCCTATATGCGGGAAGCCTCGCCGGCGTAGCCTGA